Proteins from a genomic interval of Dunckerocampus dactyliophorus isolate RoL2022-P2 chromosome 5, RoL_Ddac_1.1, whole genome shotgun sequence:
- the LOC129181488 gene encoding apoptosis-enhancing nuclease-like — protein MAGEWKKRAKASSWGLLSNHRYLCKKAMMLRAMESARACKKRQQKQRNDNVKRKRTDSHNEPRDVNEPTKGANIQKYENKSTAAHETGYQQEVKDTWEVDSGFSEASLPTSGRSSPCPDAVVALDCEMVGTGPGGRCSELARCSILDYHGDVLYDKYVQPCHPVTDYRTRWSGIRRHHLRDATPFAQAIEEILSILEDKVVVGHSVYNDFDVLDMVHPAHMVRDTAASHHLAHLAGFPRQRCASLKIMAKKLLNRHIQVGKSGHCSVEDARASLDLYKLVEDEWERELQSILRGDDDHNQPIRDASMEDFMQDRYWPHHLTSDCLEAEHVGDAD, from the exons ATGGCGGGCGAGTGGAAAAAACGTGCTAAGGCGTCTTCGTGGGGTCTTCTGAGCAATCACAGATATTTGTGCAAAAAGGCTATGATGCTTCGCGCCATGGAGAGTGCGAGAGCGTGCAAGAAACGTCAGCAGAAGCAGAGAAATGACAACGTGAAGAGGAAAAGGACAGACAGCCATAATGAGCCACGGGATGTTAACGAGCCGACCAAAGGGGCCAACATTCAgaagtatgagaataaaagcaCTGCCGCACATGAAACCGGGTatcaacaggaagtgaaggaCACGTGGGAGGTGGACAGCGGTTTTTCCGAGGCCAGCCTGCCGACTAGCGGCAGAAGCTCGCCGTGCCCAGACGCCGTGGTGGCGTTGGACTGCGAGATGGTGGGCACGGGACCTGGCGGGCGCTGCAGCGAGCTGGCCCGTTGCAGCATCTTGGATTACCACGGTGATGTCCTCTATGATAAGTACGTGCAGCCGTGTCACCCCGTCACCGACTACAGGACGCGCTGGAGCGGCATTCGGCGACATCACCTGCGAGACGCCACGCCCTTTGCTCAGGCCATAGAGGAG ATCCTTAGCATTCTTGAGGACAAAGTGGTGGTAGGACACTCTGTCTACAACGACTTTGACGTGTTGGACATGGTCCATCCAGCCCACATGGTCAGGGACACAGCGGCCTCACATCACCTTGCCCATTTAGCCGGCTTTCCTCGCCAACGCTGCGCCTCCCTAAAGATCATGGCCAAAAAGCTTCTCAACAGACACATTCAG GTGGGGAAGAGTGGCCACTGCTCGGTGGAGGACGCCCGGGCCTCCTTGGATCTTTACAAGCTGGTGGAGGACGAGTGGGAGAGGGAGCTTCAGAGCATACTGAGGGGGGACGACGACCACAACCAGCCCATCAGGGACGCCTCCATGGAGGACTTCATGCAGGACCGGTACTGGCCTCACCACCTGACCTCCGACTGCCTAGAGGCGGAGCATGTTGGAGATGCTGACTAA
- the adpgk gene encoding ADP-dependent glucokinase isoform X3 → MLDEQIVVPPGSLQETDEYHLILEYKAGEQWGSTRAPQANRFIFSHDVSNSEMSSLETFVASLEEFQPDLVVLSGLHMMEGQGRELWEERLKEAVAAISDIRKDIPIHLELASMTDKDYMNSIMQEQFMPIVSSIGLNEQELLFLSQAGGGPHSQLSAWKGVPEVGQVSDILLWILERHGRSDPSSEAELTRVHFHTLAYHVLATVDGYWDNQAAAVMAGARVASSQACGVQAVDVTKVELKVPLHFHSSHFEPREALSLDPTAPATAWRRGNVTFHLTPVLVCKQPLRTVGLGDAISAEGLVYSELKGQQPF, encoded by the exons ATGCTGGATGAGCAGATTGTTGTTCCACCGGGTTCCCTCCAGGAGACAGATGAATATCATCTCATCCTGGAGTACAAAGCGG gtgAGCAGTGGGGTTCAACGCGGGCACCTCAAGCTAACCGCTTCATCTTCTCTCACGACGTGTCCAACAGTGAGATGAGCTCACTGGAGACATTCGTGGCGAGCCTGGAGGAGTTTCAGCCGGACCTAGTGGTCCTGTCAGGGCTCCACATGATGGAGGGCCAGGGCAGGGAGTTGTGGGAGGAGCGTCTCAAAGAG GCAGTGGCAGCCATATCAGACATTCGTAAGGACATTCCCATCCACTTGGAGCTGGCCAGCATGACGGACAAAGACTACATGAACAGCATCATGCAAGAG CAGTTCATGCCCATTGTCAGCTCTATCGGGCTGAACGAGCAAGAGCTGTTGTTCCTGTCGCAGGCCGGCGGCGGGCCCCACTCTCAGCTCAGTGCCTGGAAGGGCGTCCCCGAGGTGGGCCAGGTCAGCGACATCCTCCTTTGGATTCTGGAGCGCCACGGCCGCAGCGACCCCTCGTCGGAGGCCGAGCTGACCCGCGTCCACTTCCACACGCTGGCCTACCACGTGCTGGCCACTGTGGACGGCTACTGGGACAACCAGGCGGCGGCGGTGATGGCGGGAGCTCGGGTGGCCAGCAGTCAGGCATGCGGCGTGCAGGCGGTTGATGTCACCAAGGTGGAGCTGAAGGTGCCACTCCACTTTCACAGTTCACACTTTGAGCCTCGTGAAGCGCTGTCCCTTGACCCAACGGCTCCGGCAACGGCGTGGCGTCGGGGAAACGTCACCTTCCACCTGACACCGGTGCTGGTCTGCAAGCAGCCGCTTCGGACAGTGGGACTCGGTGACGCCATCTCAGCAGAGGGACTGGTTTACTCGGAACTCAAGGGCCAGCAGCCCTTCTGA
- the adpgk gene encoding ADP-dependent glucokinase isoform X2 → MWRKASVAALLALAVSYLYHGGPDLPEQLLQYVRLPGFQSSPQRQQHLERVISDAWDSLITLPRRQWSRVAVGVNACVDVVVSGVGLLQALAVDPGSGLDHEVLHSKEDLKEAFIHYMERGAAAERFFSDKDVFQRIARAAAEYPSAKLYVGGNAALIGQKLATYPDLMVLLCGPVGPRLHEMLDEQIVVPPGSLQETDEYHLILEYKAGEQWGSTRAPQANRFIFSHDVSNSEMSSLETFVASLEEFQPDLVVLSGLHMMEGQGRELWEERLKEAVAAISDIRKDIPIHLELASMTDKDYMNSIMQEFMPIVSSIGLNEQELLFLSQAGGGPHSQLSAWKGVPEVGQVSDILLWILERHGRSDPSSEAELTRVHFHTLAYHVLATVDGYWDNQAAAVMAGARVASSQACGVQAVDVTKVELKVPLHFHSSHFEPREALSLDPTAPATAWRRGNVTFHLTPVLVCKQPLRTVGLGDAISAEGLVYSELKGQQPF, encoded by the exons ATGTGGAGGAAGGCCTCGGTGGCGGCCCTCTTGGCGCTGGCGGTCAGCTATCTCTACCACGGCGGCCCTGACTTGCCCGAGCAGCTTCTCCAGTATGTCAGGCTGCCCGGCTTCCAGTCATCCCCGCAGAGGCAGCAGCACCTGGAACGGGTCATATCCGACGCCTGGGACTCGCTGATCACGTTGCCCAGGCGGCAGTGGAGCCGTGTGGCTGTCGG CGTGAACGCCTGTGTGGACGTGGTGGTGTCAGGCGTGGGCCTTCTACAGGCGCTGGCAGTGGATCCCGGCAGCGGCCTGGATCACGAAGTCCTGCACTCCAAAGAAGACCTGAAGGAAGCCTTCATCCACTACATGGAGCGTGGGGCAGCCGCTGAGCGTTTCTTCAGCGACAAGGATGTGTTCCAGAGGATTGCCCGAGCAGCTGCAGAGTATCCTAGCGCCAAG CTGTATGTTGGAGGGAACGCCGCCCTCATTGGTCAGAAGCTTGCAACCTATCCAGATCTCATG GTTTTGTTATGTGGGCCAGTTGGACCCAGACTCCATGAAATGCTGGATGAGCAGATTGTTGTTCCACCGGGTTCCCTCCAGGAGACAGATGAATATCATCTCATCCTGGAGTACAAAGCGG gtgAGCAGTGGGGTTCAACGCGGGCACCTCAAGCTAACCGCTTCATCTTCTCTCACGACGTGTCCAACAGTGAGATGAGCTCACTGGAGACATTCGTGGCGAGCCTGGAGGAGTTTCAGCCGGACCTAGTGGTCCTGTCAGGGCTCCACATGATGGAGGGCCAGGGCAGGGAGTTGTGGGAGGAGCGTCTCAAAGAG GCAGTGGCAGCCATATCAGACATTCGTAAGGACATTCCCATCCACTTGGAGCTGGCCAGCATGACGGACAAAGACTACATGAACAGCATCATGCAAGAG TTCATGCCCATTGTCAGCTCTATCGGGCTGAACGAGCAAGAGCTGTTGTTCCTGTCGCAGGCCGGCGGCGGGCCCCACTCTCAGCTCAGTGCCTGGAAGGGCGTCCCCGAGGTGGGCCAGGTCAGCGACATCCTCCTTTGGATTCTGGAGCGCCACGGCCGCAGCGACCCCTCGTCGGAGGCCGAGCTGACCCGCGTCCACTTCCACACGCTGGCCTACCACGTGCTGGCCACTGTGGACGGCTACTGGGACAACCAGGCGGCGGCGGTGATGGCGGGAGCTCGGGTGGCCAGCAGTCAGGCATGCGGCGTGCAGGCGGTTGATGTCACCAAGGTGGAGCTGAAGGTGCCACTCCACTTTCACAGTTCACACTTTGAGCCTCGTGAAGCGCTGTCCCTTGACCCAACGGCTCCGGCAACGGCGTGGCGTCGGGGAAACGTCACCTTCCACCTGACACCGGTGCTGGTCTGCAAGCAGCCGCTTCGGACAGTGGGACTCGGTGACGCCATCTCAGCAGAGGGACTGGTTTACTCGGAACTCAAGGGCCAGCAGCCCTTCTGA
- the adpgk gene encoding ADP-dependent glucokinase isoform X1: protein MWRKASVAALLALAVSYLYHGGPDLPEQLLQYVRLPGFQSSPQRQQHLERVISDAWDSLITLPRRQWSRVAVGVNACVDVVVSGVGLLQALAVDPGSGLDHEVLHSKEDLKEAFIHYMERGAAAERFFSDKDVFQRIARAAAEYPSAKLYVGGNAALIGQKLATYPDLMVLLCGPVGPRLHEMLDEQIVVPPGSLQETDEYHLILEYKAGEQWGSTRAPQANRFIFSHDVSNSEMSSLETFVASLEEFQPDLVVLSGLHMMEGQGRELWEERLKEAVAAISDIRKDIPIHLELASMTDKDYMNSIMQEQFMPIVSSIGLNEQELLFLSQAGGGPHSQLSAWKGVPEVGQVSDILLWILERHGRSDPSSEAELTRVHFHTLAYHVLATVDGYWDNQAAAVMAGARVASSQACGVQAVDVTKVELKVPLHFHSSHFEPREALSLDPTAPATAWRRGNVTFHLTPVLVCKQPLRTVGLGDAISAEGLVYSELKGQQPF from the exons ATGTGGAGGAAGGCCTCGGTGGCGGCCCTCTTGGCGCTGGCGGTCAGCTATCTCTACCACGGCGGCCCTGACTTGCCCGAGCAGCTTCTCCAGTATGTCAGGCTGCCCGGCTTCCAGTCATCCCCGCAGAGGCAGCAGCACCTGGAACGGGTCATATCCGACGCCTGGGACTCGCTGATCACGTTGCCCAGGCGGCAGTGGAGCCGTGTGGCTGTCGG CGTGAACGCCTGTGTGGACGTGGTGGTGTCAGGCGTGGGCCTTCTACAGGCGCTGGCAGTGGATCCCGGCAGCGGCCTGGATCACGAAGTCCTGCACTCCAAAGAAGACCTGAAGGAAGCCTTCATCCACTACATGGAGCGTGGGGCAGCCGCTGAGCGTTTCTTCAGCGACAAGGATGTGTTCCAGAGGATTGCCCGAGCAGCTGCAGAGTATCCTAGCGCCAAG CTGTATGTTGGAGGGAACGCCGCCCTCATTGGTCAGAAGCTTGCAACCTATCCAGATCTCATG GTTTTGTTATGTGGGCCAGTTGGACCCAGACTCCATGAAATGCTGGATGAGCAGATTGTTGTTCCACCGGGTTCCCTCCAGGAGACAGATGAATATCATCTCATCCTGGAGTACAAAGCGG gtgAGCAGTGGGGTTCAACGCGGGCACCTCAAGCTAACCGCTTCATCTTCTCTCACGACGTGTCCAACAGTGAGATGAGCTCACTGGAGACATTCGTGGCGAGCCTGGAGGAGTTTCAGCCGGACCTAGTGGTCCTGTCAGGGCTCCACATGATGGAGGGCCAGGGCAGGGAGTTGTGGGAGGAGCGTCTCAAAGAG GCAGTGGCAGCCATATCAGACATTCGTAAGGACATTCCCATCCACTTGGAGCTGGCCAGCATGACGGACAAAGACTACATGAACAGCATCATGCAAGAG CAGTTCATGCCCATTGTCAGCTCTATCGGGCTGAACGAGCAAGAGCTGTTGTTCCTGTCGCAGGCCGGCGGCGGGCCCCACTCTCAGCTCAGTGCCTGGAAGGGCGTCCCCGAGGTGGGCCAGGTCAGCGACATCCTCCTTTGGATTCTGGAGCGCCACGGCCGCAGCGACCCCTCGTCGGAGGCCGAGCTGACCCGCGTCCACTTCCACACGCTGGCCTACCACGTGCTGGCCACTGTGGACGGCTACTGGGACAACCAGGCGGCGGCGGTGATGGCGGGAGCTCGGGTGGCCAGCAGTCAGGCATGCGGCGTGCAGGCGGTTGATGTCACCAAGGTGGAGCTGAAGGTGCCACTCCACTTTCACAGTTCACACTTTGAGCCTCGTGAAGCGCTGTCCCTTGACCCAACGGCTCCGGCAACGGCGTGGCGTCGGGGAAACGTCACCTTCCACCTGACACCGGTGCTGGTCTGCAAGCAGCCGCTTCGGACAGTGGGACTCGGTGACGCCATCTCAGCAGAGGGACTGGTTTACTCGGAACTCAAGGGCCAGCAGCCCTTCTGA